The genomic window TTAAGTCAACTATTCTGGCTTTAAGGTTTTTCAGTTGTTCCTCAAGGTTTTGGGGTGGAAACGGCAATTTTGGATTTTCGATGGAAACTTTTAAGCCGTTTGAAAGCACAGCTGATAAAACTCGCTTTTTCTTTCTCGACTCGTTTATTCGCTCTATTATCCAGCCCAAGACTGGTGTTTGCACCCTTCCAGCGGATAGCCTATAGTTTCGGAAGCGGTGCCAGAGTTTTTGGCTAAGCTCGAATCCTATCCATCGGTCTTCTATGCGACGGACAAGCTGGGCTTCTACCATTTTTAGGTTAATTTCACGCCTCTCCTTTATGGCTTGGAGAAACGCCTTCTTGGTTATTTCGTGAAACTCCAGCCTTTCAATGCGCTTGTTCATGGGATGAAGCGAGCAGTAAACATCGTAGGCTATCTTTTCCCCCTCAATGTCCGGGTCCGTGGCGACAAAGACACAGTTGACTTCGAGGGCTATTTTCCTCATAGCCTTAACAAGCTCTTTCTTGGAATAGTACTCTTGGCTCTTGCATTTTGGGCAAAAATCAAGCCCTGTGAATTGTTCACCGCACTTCCGACATTTCTTGATGAAGTCGTATATGGGCGTGAAGCGTCCATCCTCCACCTTGACGCCGTGGAAGCCCTCGTTCAAGACGAGGTCATAAATGTGTCCCATGCTTGCCACAATGTTGAGCACAAACTCGCCAGCGCTAACCTCGAAAACCGTTATGTTTTCAATCTTCCTCCTGAAGGGTTTTCCGAAGAATCTCGAAATAGTCCTCGCCTTCGTTGGAGATTCGACGACAAGCAGCGCCGTCTTAATGTAGTCCCTAAGCCTCTTTGAAATTTTGCCCTCCCTAATGTCCCGAATAGTTCGGCGGTCCTCATCTATACCCCTAAACCATCTCTCAACAGCCTTCAAGCTGAACTTGATCGGCGAAAACTCGCCAAGCATGAACTCCAACTGTTTCTTAAGGGCGTAAAACGCCTTTTCGTCGTCCACCAAAATGAAACTTGCACCCCTAGTTATGCCGCCCGCAAACATTCTTGAGGCTCTTCCAGAAGCCTGAACATAAGCCACCGGATCAGCCACCACCAAAAAGAATTCGCCGTCCCTCTGTTTGAGGGAGACCTCCCTGCTCCGGGATATGGCTTCAACAACCTTGGGGGTTAGCGCCTCCTTAAGGAAGTTTCTCGCCTCTAGAACAACCCTTCTAACATATTCGTCGAAGCCCTCCAATGCGAAGCCCTTTTCCAAGGCTTCTCTAATATTCTCCACGGTTTGCCTATTTACTGGCACAACCCTTCGAAGGGCGTTTATCACTTGACTAGTCCTATCCTGCATGTTTGCCTCGAGAAACTCTCTCACATTTTTGAGAAGCGTCAAAAGCTTGACCGGGTTGTATTCGTCCCAGCTAAGTCGGATCTCGGTTCTCGGAACACCAGCGAAGATCACATAGCGAATTCTCTCCGGAAGATCTATGCCCCTCGCTAGGGGGCTTCTGTAGCTGGCAACTCCCACGAGAACCTCGTATTCGCCGTTCTGGAACCGCTCAAGCATCTCCTCATCCATCTTCATGTAGGCATAAGCCCTAACGCCGTTAGCGTTTAAGAAGGCGCTGAGCCTAGCCACGTATTCCCTCCCCAAAACGGATGGGACAAAAATGAGGCAGCCTCCGCCGAACCTCTGGATAAGCGACAGAACCTGCTGCTCCAGGCTGGCTTCCACCGTCAAGTAATAGTCTTTAATGTTTCTGAGAAAATCGGGTTTGAAGCCTATTTGGAAGTTTAGGAGCTCCTCAAAGAGCTTTATACGCTTGGTTCTTCTGGCTTTGACGGTTGCTCCGGAAACCACAAGCAAGCCTATCTTGTTTTTACGCTTGTACTCCTCAATTCGGCTTCGAAGCTTATCCACCTCGCTGAGAACATGCTCTGGAGACTTCCCCATCCTCTTCAGACGGCTTGCCTCCCTCCGCAACTCGATTATCCGAAAGGCTGAGGCGATTATTTCATCGCTGAAGCCCAAAAGCTTCATGACCTTGTCTATGTTTTTTGGAGACTTGAGGAATGGATCCACATCGTCCACAAAGATGAAGTCGAAGGCTTTATCTCCAACAATTTCAAAATGATTAATCAAAAACCTCTCAGTTGTAACGAGAATGTCGAATTCGCCTTTCGCCGCCTTTTCTAGTGCTTCCCGCCTTTCAGAGTCGCTCATGCCAGCATGATAATAAACTGTTTTAGGATTGACGCCAAGTCGCTCTGAAAAAACACCCAACCTCTCCACGACTTGCTGAACAAGAAGAGCCGTGGGCACGATAACGTAGCTTTTCTTGCCCTTAACCGCAAAATATAAGGCTGAAACTGTCCCCAAAACCGTTTTTCCAACACCGGTAGGCGCCACAATCGAGAAGTTGCTATTCAAAAGGATTCTTCTAGCCCAAGTCTCCTGAAGAGACCACATCCTCTGCCCGACGGCCCTCTTAAAAAACAGCGAGAACTCCCTAAGCCCTTGATGAAATAGGATGATTTCTTCAGCAAAATAGAGCCGCCCGCCCTTCCTCAAAACCTTAAGCAACTGTTCCCAGCCTCTTATCGCTTCAACCTCCTCAACACATTTTTCGCAGACGCCAACCTGTAGAAGCCTATCATCTGATATGATGCCTTCACAGTTCACACATAAACCATGATAAATGCCCCTCATCCTCGACACCAACAATAACGTGAGTTCACATGAGCTTGCCAATACCTTATATGGAAAAATCCTAAAAATTTTTCAGAAGCTTTATTGATAGGACGATGAAGCCTCGGGCGGGCTTTAAACCTCTAGTTCTGGTGCCCTTCTTTTCGGTTTCAAGTTTGTTTTTCATTTTAGGGCACCTACACATATTTTGTGGCATGAAGGCTAAAGGCTTTTCTGGCTTAGCGTTTTCTTAGCGATTCATTGTTGTTGTTTTAATGTTTTGGGCAGAAGAGTTAGTGGTGTCGTGTTTGGCATGTCCAGACGACGCCGATTTAAGGGATTTCCTGTCGGTTTTGAGAGTGAGCTCTCGTAATGTTTATGGTCGAGGGTTGAAGCTTTTTGAGCAGTTTTATGCTGACTATGGGTCTTTGAGAGATTTTCTGGATCGAGTTGAGCGGGATAGGCTTTTGCCTAGGCGTGAAAGGAGGCGCATAGCCACTGAAGTTTTGAATGGTTTTGTGGTTTGGCTTACTAATCGCGGATATGCGCCAAAAACAGTTAGGGTTTATGTTGGGCTGTCCAAAGCCTAGCCAAATATTATGATGTGCCCATAAGTCTGCGTTATGTGCGTCTTCCACCAGCACAGCCAGTATACGAGAAGCATCCCTGGACTTTAGCGGAGATAAGCGAGTTTATAGCCGCCATGGACAAGCCAATGTACAGGAGCATTGCCGCTTCTATCCTTCAAAGCGGATTAAGCCTATCTGACTTGCTAACCCTAACATACGGCGACATCAAAGAAGAGCTTGAAAAAGGAATAACGCCATTATGCCTCGAGTTGACAAGGAAGAAAACTGGCGTTCAGTTCATAACATTTCTCGGAGGCTGGGCTGTCAAGCTTC from Candidatus Bathyarchaeota archaeon includes these protein-coding regions:
- the rgy gene encoding reverse gyrase, whose amino-acid sequence is MRGIYHGLCVNCEGIISDDRLLQVGVCEKCVEEVEAIRGWEQLLKVLRKGGRLYFAEEIILFHQGLREFSLFFKRAVGQRMWSLQETWARRILLNSNFSIVAPTGVGKTVLGTVSALYFAVKGKKSYVIVPTALLVQQVVERLGVFSERLGVNPKTVYYHAGMSDSERREALEKAAKGEFDILVTTERFLINHFEIVGDKAFDFIFVDDVDPFLKSPKNIDKVMKLLGFSDEIIASAFRIIELRREASRLKRMGKSPEHVLSEVDKLRSRIEEYKRKNKIGLLVVSGATVKARRTKRIKLFEELLNFQIGFKPDFLRNIKDYYLTVEASLEQQVLSLIQRFGGGCLIFVPSVLGREYVARLSAFLNANGVRAYAYMKMDEEMLERFQNGEYEVLVGVASYRSPLARGIDLPERIRYVIFAGVPRTEIRLSWDEYNPVKLLTLLKNVREFLEANMQDRTSQVINALRRVVPVNRQTVENIREALEKGFALEGFDEYVRRVVLEARNFLKEALTPKVVEAISRSREVSLKQRDGEFFLVVADPVAYVQASGRASRMFAGGITRGASFILVDDEKAFYALKKQLEFMLGEFSPIKFSLKAVERWFRGIDEDRRTIRDIREGKISKRLRDYIKTALLVVESPTKARTISRFFGKPFRRKIENITVFEVSAGEFVLNIVASMGHIYDLVLNEGFHGVKVEDGRFTPIYDFIKKCRKCGEQFTGLDFCPKCKSQEYYSKKELVKAMRKIALEVNCVFVATDPDIEGEKIAYDVYCSLHPMNKRIERLEFHEITKKAFLQAIKERREINLKMVEAQLVRRIEDRWIGFELSQKLWHRFRNYRLSAGRVQTPVLGWIIERINESRKKKRVLSAVLSNGLKVSIENPKLPFPPQNLEEQLKNLKARIVDLTTEERTLHPPPPYTTDILLRDASARLGFPVTKTMMIAQDLFEVGLCTYHRTDATTVSTVGIGIAKEYVQERYPSLFVPRRYAMEGAHECIRPTRAIDVERLKNLTSLGLLRFPKKLTLDHFQLYDLIFKRFIASQMREAKLLYQKFRILVDGNEACVENPVSVVSEGFNVVLPVKTVTSAEEGEYPIKLARILNLPAARPFTQGEIIALMREKGIGRPSTYAKIVSTILERNYAIERRNRLVSTPLGFRIYMYIYQNFGEYTSEETTRRLESLMDLVERGEADYNEILKELYQEILEIRKV